In Alloyangia pacifica, the following proteins share a genomic window:
- a CDS encoding DnaJ domain-containing protein has translation MSRPDPFGFDMSIKSAKKKNPRGRRGMTGEQETSTRVCEHEGCEEPGKFRAPKAPDVLDEFKWFCKDHVREYNNQWNFFHGKTEAEMNAQATSDKVWERKTKDYRDPEQRAWARLGIEDAHQVLGANATRNPGRKAPGGGRRLPPTEKRALEILEVESAETKADVRKAYKKLIKVLHPDMNGGDRSQEEQLQEVVWAWDQIKDSRNFK, from the coding sequence ATGAGCAGACCCGACCCCTTCGGTTTCGACATGTCGATTAAGTCGGCTAAGAAAAAGAACCCGCGTGGCCGGCGCGGCATGACCGGCGAACAGGAGACCTCCACCCGCGTGTGCGAGCACGAAGGCTGTGAGGAACCGGGCAAGTTCCGGGCGCCCAAGGCGCCGGACGTGCTCGATGAATTCAAGTGGTTCTGCAAGGATCACGTGCGCGAATACAACAACCAGTGGAACTTCTTCCACGGCAAGACCGAGGCCGAGATGAACGCTCAGGCCACGTCGGACAAGGTGTGGGAGCGCAAGACCAAGGACTACCGCGACCCCGAGCAGCGGGCCTGGGCCCGCCTCGGCATCGAGGACGCGCATCAGGTGCTGGGCGCCAATGCCACGCGCAACCCCGGCCGCAAGGCGCCGGGCGGCGGCCGGCGACTGCCGCCGACCGAGAAGCGCGCGCTCGAGATCCTCGAGGTCGAGAGCGCCGAGACCAAGGCCGACGTGCGCAAGGCGTACAAGAAGCTGATCAAGGTGCTGCACCCGGACATGAACGGCGGCGACCGCTCTCAGGAAGAGCAGTTGCAGGAAGTGGTCTGGGCCTGGGACCAGATCAAGGACAGCCGGAACTTCAAGTGA
- the msrB gene encoding peptide-methionine (R)-S-oxide reductase MsrB, with protein MRRRGVLAGLAATLAWRGRARAEARFEITRSPEEWRSRLTRAEYKVLREAGTERAFSSPLDKEKRAGLFHCKGCDLPLYSSEAKFDSGTGWPSFYEALPDAVGLRADRSFFMTRTECHCRRCGSHMGHVFDDGPPPTGKRHCINGIALHFVPGKTAQGQG; from the coding sequence ATGAGACGCAGAGGAGTCCTCGCGGGTCTCGCGGCGACGTTGGCATGGCGCGGGCGGGCCCGCGCCGAAGCGCGTTTCGAGATCACCCGTAGCCCCGAGGAATGGCGCAGCCGCCTGACACGCGCAGAGTACAAGGTGCTGCGCGAGGCGGGCACCGAGCGCGCTTTCAGCTCGCCGCTCGACAAGGAAAAGCGCGCCGGGCTGTTTCACTGCAAGGGCTGCGATCTGCCGCTCTACAGCTCGGAGGCGAAATTCGACAGCGGCACCGGCTGGCCTTCTTTCTACGAGGCGCTGCCGGACGCGGTGGGGCTGAGGGCCGACCGCTCGTTCTTCATGACGCGTACCGAGTGCCACTGCCGCCGCTGCGGCTCGCACATGGGGCATGTCTTCGACGATGGTCCGCCGCCCACGGGAAAACGGCACTGCATCAACGGCATCGCGCTGCATTTCGTGCCGGGTAAGACAGCACAAGGGCAGGGCTAG
- a CDS encoding anti-sigma factor, translating to MSGPPQPDPPEGVEASAAEYVLGLLPEPERRDFEGLLARDAGLRREVASWQACFAALTADIAEVTPPEHLWPQIEARTHGPPRAALWRQVLPYLLGAVAAAGIAWAALVSGVLTPGSAGPELQARLVAEAQGIALRADYAPRDQSLTVTRETGEAPLDRALELWLLSDSAGAPVSLGVLGAEAVTSLSVAPTLRSQLPGATIALSEEPPGGSATGRPTGPVIALGQLSPR from the coding sequence ATGAGCGGCCCGCCGCAGCCGGACCCGCCCGAGGGCGTGGAGGCGAGTGCGGCGGAATACGTGCTGGGTCTGCTGCCCGAGCCCGAGCGTCGGGATTTCGAGGGACTGCTGGCGCGCGACGCCGGGCTCCGCCGGGAGGTGGCCAGTTGGCAGGCCTGCTTCGCCGCGCTCACCGCCGATATCGCCGAGGTCACGCCGCCTGAACACCTCTGGCCGCAGATCGAAGCGCGGACCCATGGTCCGCCCCGTGCGGCGCTCTGGCGGCAGGTGCTGCCCTACCTTCTCGGGGCCGTGGCGGCGGCGGGGATCGCCTGGGCGGCGCTGGTTTCGGGCGTATTGACGCCGGGCAGCGCCGGGCCCGAGCTGCAGGCCCGGCTGGTCGCGGAGGCGCAGGGGATCGCGTTGCGGGCCGACTACGCGCCTCGGGACCAGAGCCTGACGGTGACGCGCGAGACCGGCGAGGCTCCATTGGACCGGGCGTTGGAACTGTGGCTCCTGTCGGACAGCGCAGGCGCGCCGGTCTCTCTGGGGGTGCTCGGGGCCGAGGCGGTGACGTCGCTTTCGGTGGCGCCGACGCTTCGGAGCCAGCTCCCCGGGGCCACGATTGCACTCTCCGAGGAGCCCCCGGGGGGGTCTGCCACGGGGCGTCCCACCGGCCCGGTCATCGCGCTGGGGCAGCTCTCGCCCCGGTGA
- a CDS encoding BolA family protein has product MSRANEIETRLRGAFHPSELEVLDESQKHVGHAGYQEGGESHFHVRMRAAELADMSRIQRHRAVHAALGSDLVGAIHALSLDLQG; this is encoded by the coding sequence ATGTCGCGAGCGAACGAGATCGAAACCCGGCTGCGAGGGGCCTTCCACCCATCGGAACTGGAGGTTCTCGACGAAAGTCAAAAGCATGTGGGCCATGCCGGCTACCAAGAGGGCGGCGAGAGCCATTTTCACGTGCGCATGCGCGCGGCGGAGCTGGCCGACATGAGCCGCATCCAGAGACACCGCGCCGTGCATGCCGCGCTGGGAAGCGACCTGGTGGGCGCGATCCACGCGCTGTCGCTGGACCTGCAGGGCTGA
- the gatB gene encoding Asp-tRNA(Asn)/Glu-tRNA(Gln) amidotransferase subunit GatB — MLDLSFEPPKPKVIAGAKYDWELVIGMEIHAQISTEAKLFSGASTKFGAEPNSNVAFVDAAMPGMLPVINEYCIEQAVRTGLGLKAEINLKSAFDRKNYFYPDLPQGYQISQLYHPLVGEGEVIVDMEPGIARKVRIERIHVEQDAGKSIHDMDPSMSFVDLNRTGVALMEIVSRPDIRGPEEAAAYVVKLRQILRYLGTCDGNMQNGNLRADVNVSVCRPGQYEKYQETQDFSHLGTRCEIKNMNSMRFIQQAIDYEARRQIAILENGGSVDQETRLYDPDKGETRSMRSKEEAHDYRYFPDPDLLPLEIEQAWVDDIAASLPELPDEKKARFVKEFGLSEYDAGVLTAEVVNSAYFEEVLKGCDDGKLAANWVINELFGRLKKEGHDITESPVSPAQLAGIVSLIKKGDISGKIGKDVFEIVYTEGGDPAKIVEEKGLKQVTDTGAIEAAVDEVIAANPAQVEKAKQNPKLAGWFVGQVMKSTGGKANPKAVNDIVAAKLGL; from the coding sequence ATGCTTGACCTGAGCTTCGAGCCCCCCAAACCCAAGGTCATCGCCGGCGCCAAATACGATTGGGAGCTGGTGATCGGGATGGAAATCCACGCCCAGATTTCCACCGAGGCGAAGCTGTTCTCCGGCGCCTCGACCAAATTCGGCGCCGAGCCCAACTCCAACGTGGCCTTCGTGGACGCGGCCATGCCCGGCATGCTGCCGGTGATCAACGAGTATTGCATCGAGCAGGCCGTGCGCACCGGGCTTGGCCTCAAGGCCGAGATCAACCTGAAGTCCGCCTTCGACCGCAAGAACTACTTCTACCCCGACCTGCCGCAGGGCTACCAGATTTCCCAGCTTTACCATCCGCTTGTCGGCGAGGGTGAGGTGATCGTCGACATGGAGCCCGGCATCGCGCGCAAGGTGCGCATCGAGCGCATCCACGTCGAGCAGGACGCCGGCAAGTCGATCCACGACATGGACCCGTCGATGTCCTTCGTCGACCTCAACCGCACCGGCGTCGCGCTGATGGAGATCGTCTCGCGCCCCGACATCCGCGGCCCCGAGGAAGCGGCGGCCTATGTGGTCAAGCTTCGGCAGATCCTGCGCTATCTCGGCACCTGCGACGGCAACATGCAGAACGGCAACCTGCGGGCGGACGTGAACGTCTCGGTCTGCCGTCCCGGCCAGTACGAGAAGTACCAGGAGACGCAGGACTTCAGCCACCTCGGAACGCGCTGCGAGATCAAGAACATGAACTCCATGCGCTTCATCCAGCAGGCCATCGACTACGAGGCGCGGCGCCAGATCGCCATCCTCGAGAACGGCGGCTCGGTGGATCAGGAGACACGTCTTTACGATCCGGACAAGGGCGAGACCCGCTCGATGCGCTCCAAGGAAGAGGCGCACGATTACCGCTACTTCCCCGATCCCGATCTGCTGCCGCTCGAGATCGAGCAGGCCTGGGTGGATGACATCGCCGCCTCGCTGCCGGAGCTGCCCGACGAGAAGAAGGCGCGCTTCGTCAAGGAGTTCGGCCTGTCGGAATACGATGCCGGCGTGCTAACCGCGGAAGTGGTCAACTCGGCCTATTTCGAAGAGGTGCTGAAAGGCTGCGACGACGGCAAGCTGGCCGCCAACTGGGTGATCAACGAGCTTTTCGGCCGCCTCAAGAAGGAAGGCCATGACATCACCGAGAGCCCGGTCTCGCCAGCGCAGCTCGCGGGGATCGTCTCGCTCATCAAGAAGGGCGACATCTCGGGCAAGATCGGCAAGGACGTCTTCGAGATCGTCTACACCGAGGGTGGCGACCCGGCGAAGATCGTCGAAGAAAAGGGCCTCAAGCAGGTCACCGACACCGGCGCCATCGAGGCCGCCGTCGACGAGGTGATCGCGGCCAACCCGGCGCAGGTCGAGAAGGCCAAGCAGAACCCCAAGCTGGCGGGCTGGTTCGTCGGCCAGGTGATGAAGAGCACCGGCGGCAAGGCCAACCCCAAAGCGGTCAACGACATCGTCGCGGCCAAGCTCGGACTCTGA
- a CDS encoding DUF4177 domain-containing protein, giving the protein MKTHEYKVIPAPTKGEKAKAAKGPEGRFAVSMSRLLNEMAEQGWEYIRADILPSEERSGLTSTQTVWRTLLVFRRPVPQAAAVTPFRHEPVVAAVAPPPAAPLPAAPEVTAPEPVAPEPLAEEEASDRPAKSDADKVN; this is encoded by the coding sequence ATGAAAACCCATGAGTACAAGGTGATCCCCGCCCCCACCAAGGGAGAAAAGGCCAAGGCCGCCAAGGGCCCCGAGGGCCGCTTCGCCGTGTCCATGTCGCGGCTGCTCAACGAGATGGCCGAGCAGGGCTGGGAGTACATCCGCGCCGACATCCTTCCCAGCGAAGAGCGCAGCGGGCTGACCTCGACCCAGACGGTCTGGCGCACGCTGCTGGTCTTCCGACGGCCGGTGCCGCAGGCTGCTGCGGTCACGCCCTTCCGGCACGAGCCGGTGGTCGCCGCGGTCGCGCCGCCGCCGGCCGCGCCCCTGCCCGCCGCGCCCGAGGTGACGGCCCCCGAGCCGGTTGCGCCCGAGCCTCTCGCCGAGGAGGAGGCCTCCGACAGGCCCGCAAAGAGCGACGCCGACAAGGTGAACTGA
- a CDS encoding carboxymuconolactone decarboxylase family protein, translating to MTEFTRHTLDTAPEASRPLLEQSQKAFGRLPGLHAVMAEAPALLDGYKQLHRLFAEETSFDKDEITVVWQTINVEHACHYCVPAHTGIAKMMQVDDAITNALRDETPLPNARLEALRDFTLQVVRQRGALDEPQVQAFLDAGYTQRQILEVILAVAQKVMSNYTNHLANTPVDQVMQKFAWEKKGATAA from the coding sequence ATGACCGAGTTCACCCGCCACACGCTCGACACCGCCCCCGAGGCAAGCCGCCCGCTGCTGGAGCAGTCGCAGAAAGCCTTCGGCCGCCTGCCCGGCCTGCACGCGGTGATGGCCGAGGCGCCGGCACTGCTCGACGGCTACAAGCAGCTGCACCGGCTGTTTGCCGAGGAAACCAGCTTCGACAAGGACGAGATCACCGTGGTCTGGCAGACGATCAACGTCGAGCACGCATGCCACTATTGCGTGCCAGCACACACCGGCATCGCCAAGATGATGCAGGTGGATGACGCCATCACAAACGCGCTGCGCGACGAGACCCCGCTGCCCAACGCCCGGCTCGAGGCGCTGCGCGACTTCACCCTGCAGGTGGTGCGCCAGCGCGGCGCGCTGGACGAGCCGCAGGTGCAGGCCTTCCTCGACGCGGGCTACACGCAGCGGCAAATCCTCGAGGTGATCCTCGCTGTCGCACAGAAGGTCATGTCGAATTACACAAACCACCTTGCGAACACCCCGGTCGACCAGGTGATGCAGAAGTTCGCCTGGGAGAAAAAGGGCGCCACGGCAGCCTGA
- a CDS encoding TetR/AcrR family transcriptional regulator: protein MARQARHDRQDVLGKALELFWAKGYHATSLKDLEVALDMRPGSIYAAFGSKEALFSETLALYAELSRTQFLETLAAAPSRLQGLANHVRRLGCAGDSGPSRACMLVKTLLETPDDDATLRVQTETLMRGMEAMFARAFREAQERGEIAPEADPQQLASRLQVDIFGLRAYAQRTDSRARVAQLAEEIARGLEARALA, encoded by the coding sequence ATGGCCAGACAGGCACGACACGACAGGCAAGACGTGCTGGGCAAGGCGCTCGAGCTCTTTTGGGCCAAGGGCTACCACGCCACCTCGCTCAAGGATCTCGAGGTGGCGCTCGACATGCGGCCGGGCTCGATCTACGCGGCTTTCGGCTCGAAAGAAGCTCTGTTTTCCGAGACCTTGGCGCTTTATGCCGAGCTGTCGCGCACGCAGTTCCTCGAGACCCTCGCGGCTGCGCCGAGCCGCCTTCAGGGGCTCGCAAACCACGTCCGGCGCCTTGGCTGCGCTGGTGACTCCGGTCCGTCGCGCGCCTGCATGCTGGTCAAGACCCTGCTCGAGACACCCGACGACGATGCCACGCTGCGGGTCCAGACCGAGACGCTGATGCGGGGCATGGAGGCGATGTTTGCCCGCGCCTTCCGCGAGGCGCAGGAGCGCGGCGAGATCGCGCCGGAAGCCGACCCGCAGCAGCTCGCCAGCCGGCTGCAGGTCGATATCTTTGGCCTGCGCGCCTATGCGCAGCGCACTGACTCGCGGGCGAGGGTGGCGCAGCTTGCCGAGGAGATCGCCCGCGGTCTCGAGGCCCGCGCGCTGGCGTGA
- a CDS encoding DUF6525 family protein, whose translation MSAGGQRNLGAAPTRRREGDVMSAYDRLPPDLRAWLAQAALPWSPRSALRAWRGALARTGCADAAAARLSAIEAGQLERLAGGPGRL comes from the coding sequence ATGAGCGCGGGCGGACAGCGCAACCTTGGGGCCGCGCCGACCCGTCGCCGCGAAGGGGATGTCATGTCTGCCTACGACCGGCTGCCGCCCGACCTGCGTGCCTGGCTGGCGCAGGCAGCACTGCCCTGGTCGCCGCGCTCGGCCCTGCGCGCCTGGCGCGGGGCGCTTGCCCGGACGGGCTGCGCGGACGCCGCGGCGGCCCGGCTGAGCGCGATCGAGGCCGGGCAGCTCGAGCGGCTGGCAGGCGGGCCGGGGCGCCTCTGA
- a CDS encoding sigma-70 family RNA polymerase sigma factor: MADRAAFARLYERTSAKLFGVCLRVLQDRTQAEEALQDTYVKLWNNAGSYRVNGYSPMTWLITMARNAAVDRRRRSDVERAVQPIELDERLANPAPGPAEQAEARAEAAALALCMEELPPDRAEMVRRAYLEGATYAELSEASGVKLNTVRTWLRRSLMALRDCLSR; the protein is encoded by the coding sequence ATGGCCGACCGTGCCGCCTTTGCACGGCTCTACGAGCGCACCTCGGCGAAGCTCTTCGGCGTCTGCCTCCGGGTGCTGCAGGATCGGACCCAGGCCGAGGAGGCGCTGCAGGACACCTACGTGAAGCTCTGGAACAATGCCGGCAGCTACCGGGTGAACGGCTATTCGCCGATGACCTGGCTGATCACGATGGCGCGCAACGCCGCCGTCGACCGCCGCCGCCGCAGCGACGTTGAGCGGGCGGTGCAGCCGATCGAGCTTGACGAGCGGCTTGCCAATCCGGCGCCGGGCCCCGCCGAGCAGGCCGAGGCGCGGGCGGAGGCGGCGGCGCTGGCGCTCTGCATGGAGGAACTGCCGCCCGATCGCGCCGAGATGGTCCGCCGCGCTTATCTCGAGGGGGCCACCTATGCCGAGCTGTCCGAGGCCTCCGGGGTCAAGCTCAACACCGTCAGGACCTGGCTGCGGCGCAGTCTGATGGCCCTGCGGGATTGCCTGAGCCGATGA
- a CDS encoding glucan biosynthesis protein: protein MSADLLDRRAFLASALASGAFSLLPEFARAQSGAIASGIPLGPPKPFSFDTLRELAASLAKEAFTPMAVPDAEILQQIDYDAHGAISFREDRALWADQGTAQPVRFFFPGRYFPEPVHVYALEEGTAREVPFSRDLFEIPQGNPANRLEKTEGFAGFAVQDPQTRLDWMAFLGASYWRTAGYSGQFGLSVRGLAMDTAIPDGPEEFPRFTRFWLEQGEGGEMTTYALLESPRATGAYRIASRRDNGVIQDVSAEIFLRGDVERLGIAPLTSMFWFGKHNRHVAADWRPEVHDSDGLEIHTGSGERIWRPLNNPPRAMANAFGATDPAGFGLMQRERNFGEYEDDGVFYERRASAWIKPQEGWGEGAVTLVELPTDDEIHDNIVAFWTPAEPAAAGSSYSLNYQLTWLEDCPVPPQAARFIAVRMGRGGIPGQPRPADTVKIVCDFDGLGMEALDRSSGALPVVTASRGEISGEVAYPVVSTKNWRAMFDLDFSAIAAEDDEPIDLRTYVSYEGEAMSETLILQLFPSQLRALLAARG from the coding sequence ATGTCCGCTGACCTGCTCGACCGCCGCGCTTTCCTTGCCTCCGCTCTTGCCAGCGGCGCCTTCAGCCTGCTGCCCGAGTTTGCCCGTGCACAGAGCGGCGCCATCGCCTCGGGTATCCCGCTTGGCCCGCCCAAGCCCTTTTCCTTCGACACGCTCCGCGAGCTGGCGGCGAGTCTCGCCAAGGAGGCGTTCACCCCGATGGCGGTGCCCGACGCCGAGATCCTGCAGCAGATCGACTATGACGCCCACGGCGCGATCAGCTTCCGCGAAGATCGCGCGCTCTGGGCCGACCAGGGCACGGCGCAGCCGGTGCGCTTCTTCTTCCCGGGCCGCTACTTCCCCGAGCCGGTACATGTCTACGCGCTCGAGGAAGGCACCGCGCGCGAGGTGCCCTTTTCGCGCGATCTCTTCGAGATCCCGCAGGGCAACCCGGCCAACCGGCTGGAGAAGACCGAGGGCTTCGCCGGTTTTGCCGTGCAGGATCCGCAGACGAGGCTCGACTGGATGGCCTTCCTCGGCGCGTCTTACTGGCGCACGGCGGGGTATTCGGGTCAGTTCGGCCTGTCGGTGCGCGGGCTCGCCATGGACACGGCGATCCCCGACGGCCCCGAGGAATTCCCGCGCTTCACCCGTTTCTGGCTCGAGCAGGGCGAGGGCGGCGAGATGACCACCTACGCGCTGCTGGAGAGCCCGCGCGCCACCGGCGCCTACCGCATCGCTTCGCGGCGCGACAACGGGGTGATCCAGGACGTCTCGGCCGAGATCTTCCTGCGCGGCGACGTCGAACGGCTGGGGATCGCGCCGCTCACCTCGATGTTCTGGTTCGGCAAGCACAACCGCCATGTCGCCGCCGACTGGCGCCCCGAGGTGCATGACAGCGACGGGCTCGAGATCCATACCGGCAGCGGCGAGCGCATCTGGCGCCCGCTCAACAACCCGCCACGGGCGATGGCCAACGCCTTTGGCGCCACCGATCCGGCCGGTTTCGGGCTGATGCAGCGCGAGCGCAACTTCGGCGAATACGAGGATGACGGCGTGTTCTACGAGCGCCGTGCCTCGGCCTGGATCAAGCCGCAGGAGGGCTGGGGAGAGGGCGCCGTGACGCTTGTCGAGCTGCCGACGGATGACGAGATCCACGACAATATCGTCGCCTTCTGGACACCGGCCGAGCCGGCGGCGGCGGGCAGCTCCTACAGCCTGAACTACCAGCTCACCTGGCTCGAGGATTGCCCGGTGCCGCCGCAGGCGGCGCGCTTCATCGCCGTGCGCATGGGCAGGGGGGGCATCCCCGGGCAGCCGCGCCCGGCGGACACCGTCAAGATCGTCTGCGACTTCGACGGGCTGGGCATGGAGGCGCTGGACCGCAGCTCCGGCGCGCTCCCGGTGGTCACCGCCTCGCGCGGGGAAATCTCGGGCGAGGTCGCCTACCCGGTGGTCAGCACCAAGAACTGGCGGGCGATGTTCGATCTCGATTTCTCGGCCATCGCGGCAGAGGACGATGAGCCGATCGACCTGCGGACCTATGTCTCCTACGAGGGCGAGGCGATGTCGGAGACGCTGATCCTGCAGCTCTTCCCGAGCCAGTTGCGCGCGCTGCTCGCGGCGCGGGGGTAG
- a CDS encoding GTP-binding protein translates to MSTPAVDPRLPVTVLSGFLGAGKTTLLNQVLNNREGRRVAVIVNDMSEVNIDADLVREGGADLSQTEETLVEMTNGCICCTLRDDLLTEVRRLAAEKRFDYLLIESTGISEPLPVAATFEFRDEAGESLSDIARLDTMVTVVDAANLLRDYSSHDFLADRGESLGETDERRLVDLLVDQIEFADVVVLNKVATAGEDARAAARLIITALNPDAEIVEADYGRVDPSRIMGTGRFDFETAHAHPLWAKELYGFADHVPETEEYGVSSFVYRARRPFVPEKIHAVLNGPLPGVIRAKGHFWIATRPDWLAEFSLAGALSSVRPMGRWWASVPAERMPEHAAFRDYLGQHWQEPYGDRRQELVFIGAGVDREKITEALDAALVPEKSFEPLRWEGLADPFPLWREARAA, encoded by the coding sequence ATGTCCACCCCTGCCGTCGATCCGCGCCTTCCCGTCACCGTGCTCTCGGGCTTTCTGGGGGCGGGCAAGACGACGCTGCTGAACCAGGTGCTGAACAACCGCGAGGGCCGCCGCGTCGCGGTCATCGTCAACGACATGTCCGAGGTGAACATCGACGCCGATCTCGTGCGCGAGGGCGGGGCGGATCTGTCGCAGACCGAAGAGACGCTGGTCGAGATGACCAATGGCTGCATCTGCTGCACCCTGCGGGACGACTTGCTGACCGAGGTCCGCCGGCTCGCCGCCGAGAAGCGCTTCGATTACCTCTTGATCGAAAGCACCGGGATTTCCGAGCCGCTGCCTGTCGCCGCCACCTTCGAGTTCCGCGACGAGGCGGGCGAAAGCCTGTCGGACATCGCCCGGCTCGACACGATGGTGACGGTGGTCGATGCCGCCAATCTGCTGCGCGATTATTCCAGCCACGACTTCCTTGCCGACCGCGGCGAGAGCCTCGGCGAGACGGATGAGCGCAGGCTGGTCGATCTGCTGGTCGATCAGATCGAGTTCGCCGACGTGGTGGTGCTCAACAAGGTCGCGACTGCGGGCGAGGATGCGCGGGCTGCGGCGCGGCTCATCATCACCGCGCTCAACCCCGATGCCGAGATCGTCGAGGCCGACTATGGCCGCGTTGACCCCAGCCGCATCATGGGCACCGGGCGTTTCGATTTCGAGACGGCACACGCGCACCCGCTCTGGGCCAAGGAACTCTACGGGTTCGCCGACCACGTGCCCGAGACCGAGGAATACGGCGTGTCCTCCTTCGTCTACAGGGCGCGGCGGCCCTTCGTGCCCGAGAAGATCCACGCGGTGCTGAACGGGCCGCTGCCGGGGGTGATCCGGGCCAAGGGGCATTTCTGGATCGCCACGCGGCCCGACTGGCTGGCGGAATTCTCGCTCGCTGGCGCGCTCAGCTCGGTGCGCCCGATGGGGCGCTGGTGGGCCAGTGTCCCGGCGGAGCGGATGCCCGAACATGCCGCCTTCCGCGACTATCTGGGCCAGCACTGGCAAGAGCCCTACGGCGACCGGCGGCAGGAGCTGGTGTTCATCGGCGCTGGGGTGGACCGGGAGAAGATCACGGAGGCGCTCGATGCGGCGCTGGTGCCCGAGAAGAGCTTTGAGCCCCTCCGCTGGGAAGGGCTGGCCGATCCCTTCCCGCTGTGGCGCGAGGCGCGGGCGGCATGA
- a CDS encoding benzoate/H(+) symporter BenE family transporter yields the protein MARPSGRPGPDLQNVTTGAMVAIVGVFSSFPIVLQGLTAVGASPEQAGAGLAAAAISMAIAGIVLAWWRREPVSCAWSTPAVALLAVSQPLADGFAGAVAAFIVAGGLITLAGLWPALARLVTSVPTALAQAMLAGVLAGLCMAPFRGLAEAPEVALPILLSWFVVGRVKRILAVPAAVLAAFGVTLWAHDFSLPMTGGWMSHPVWVAPVFSLEAVLSLGVPLFVVTMATQNIPAVAVLRSFGYTPPPGPLLAGVGGISLLTAPFGNPATCLAAITASMCANADSHPDPSRRYWSAVMAGVFYSLFGFFAVAVTAVAALAPPMTLQVLAGVALLPVFASSASGALQAEQSREGAAVTFLVTASGITLWGLGAAVWGLVLGGIVLAVRHRKS from the coding sequence ATGGCACGACCCTCCGGACGACCCGGGCCCGACCTGCAGAACGTGACGACCGGGGCCATGGTGGCGATCGTCGGGGTGTTCAGCTCGTTCCCGATCGTGCTGCAGGGGCTGACGGCAGTGGGCGCGAGTCCCGAACAGGCCGGGGCCGGGCTGGCGGCGGCGGCGATCTCGATGGCGATCGCGGGCATCGTGCTGGCCTGGTGGCGCCGCGAGCCCGTCTCCTGCGCCTGGTCGACCCCTGCCGTGGCGCTGCTCGCCGTCTCGCAGCCGCTCGCGGACGGTTTCGCCGGGGCGGTGGCGGCCTTCATCGTGGCGGGCGGGCTGATCACGTTGGCCGGGCTCTGGCCGGCGCTGGCGCGGCTGGTGACCTCGGTGCCGACGGCGCTGGCGCAGGCGATGCTCGCTGGCGTGCTGGCAGGGCTCTGCATGGCGCCTTTCCGCGGGCTTGCCGAAGCGCCCGAGGTGGCGCTGCCGATCCTGTTGAGCTGGTTCGTCGTCGGGCGGGTGAAGCGCATCCTCGCAGTGCCTGCCGCGGTATTGGCGGCGTTTGGGGTGACGCTCTGGGCGCATGACTTCTCGTTGCCGATGACCGGAGGCTGGATGAGCCACCCGGTGTGGGTCGCCCCTGTCTTCTCGCTCGAGGCCGTCTTGAGCCTCGGGGTCCCGCTCTTCGTCGTCACCATGGCCACGCAGAACATCCCTGCCGTCGCGGTGCTGCGCAGCTTCGGCTACACGCCGCCCCCGGGCCCCCTGCTGGCGGGGGTCGGCGGGATCTCGCTGCTGACCGCACCCTTCGGCAACCCGGCGACCTGCCTCGCGGCGATCACTGCCAGCATGTGCGCCAATGCCGACAGCCATCCCGATCCCTCCCGGCGCTATTGGTCGGCGGTGATGGCCGGGGTTTTCTACAGCCTTTTCGGGTTCTTCGCCGTGGCGGTGACCGCCGTCGCCGCGCTTGCCCCGCCAATGACGCTACAGGTGCTCGCGGGCGTGGCGCTGTTGCCGGTCTTTGCGAGTTCGGCAAGCGGCGCGCTGCAGGCCGAGCAGAGCCGCGAGGGCGCCGCGGTGACCTTCCTCGTAACCGCCTCGGGCATCACCCTCTGGGGGCTGGGCGCGGCGGTCTGGGGGCTGGTGCTGGGCGGTATCGTGCTTGCGGTGCGGCATCGGAAAAGCTGA